ATGCCGGCACCGAGCTCGTTGTGGGTGGCCACGGCCTTGAGCCGCTCCAGTGCCACCTCGCCCAAGGGCTTTTCGGAGGGGTACAGGAAGTAGGCATAGGCGCGCTCCCGGCCGCGGCCCACCCGTCCGCGGAGCTGGTGGAGCTGGGACAGCCCGTATTTATCCGCGCCGTCCACGATCAAAGTGTTCGCATTGGAGATATCCAGCCCGGTTTCGATGATGGTGGTGCACACCAGCACATCAAAGCGCTTCTCCCAGAAGTCCACGATGATCTGCTCCAGCCGGCTTTCGGACATCTGCCCGTGGGCCACTTCCACCCGTGCCTCAGGGACCAGCTCACGGATCTTGGCCGCGGTCCGCTCAATGGTGGAAACCCTGTTATGGACGAAGAAGACCTGTCCTTCACGCATCAGTTCACGGCGGATCGCCGCTGAGGTCTGCTTGTCCGTGTACGGCCCGACGTAGGTGAGCACAGGATGCCGTTCCTCCGGCGGCGTGGCCAGTGTGGAGGTCTCGCGGATGCCGGTCAGCGACATCTCCAGGGTCCGGGGAATCGGCGTTGCGCTCATGGCGAGGACGTCCACGTTGGTGCGCATCTTCTTAAGCGCCTCCTTGTGCTCCACCCCGAAGCGCTGCTCCTCGTCCACGATCACCAGGCCGAGGTCCTTGAACTCAAAGTCCTTGGACAGCAGCCGGTGCGTGCCGATCACCACATCAACGGAACCGTTCTTCACCCCTTCCACGGTCTCCTTGGTTTCCTTCGTGCCCTGGAACCGGGAGAGCGGCTTCACCCGGAGCGGGAACCCGGAGAAACGCTCCGTGAACGTCTCATAGTGCTGCTGAGCCAGCAGGGTGGTGGGCACGAGGACCGCCACCTGCTTTCCGTCCTGCACGGCCTTGAATGCGGCCCGCACGGCAATCTCGGTCTTTCCATAACCGACGTCACCGGAGACCAGGCGGTCCATGGGGATTTCCCGCTCCATATCGGCCTTCACCTCGTTGATGGTGGTCAGCTGGTCCGGCGTTTCCACATACGGGAAGGCCTCCTCCAGTTCACGCTGCCACGGCGTGTCCGGCCCGAACGCGAATCCCCTGGATGCCATCCGGGCCGAGTACAGCCGGATCAGTTCACCGGCGATCTCCTTGACGGCCTTGCGTGCCTTGGATTTGGTGCTGGCCCAGTCGGAGCCGCCCATTTTGCTCAGCCCCGGCGTATCACCGCCCACGTACCGGGTCACCTGGTCCAGCTGGTCGGTAGGGACAAAAAGCCTGTCGCCCGGCGCTCCCCGCTTGGACGGCGCATACTCCAGGACCAGGTATTCGCGGACACCGTCTCCGCCACCGGCAACCTTGCGCTGGATCAGTTCGACGAACCGGCCGATGCCGTGCTGCTCATGCACCACGTGGTCGCCCGCAATGAGCTGCAGCGGGTCCACGGCGTTCCGCCGCTTGGACGGCATCCGTCGCATGTCCTTGGTGGACCCGGCGGAGGTCCTGCCGAGCAGGTCAGCTTCGGTCAGCAGCCCCAGTTTGAGGCTGTCCAGGACAAAACCGCGTCCGACGGCGGCGGTGGTGATCTCGATGATGCCCGCCTGCGGTTCATGCTCAAGGGTGTCCACCCGCGCGCAGGGAATGTCGGCGTCGTGGAACAGTTCCGCCAGCCGCTGCGCGGGCCCGGGGCCTTCGGTGGCTATCACGATGCGCCACTGGTCCCGCACGTGCGAGCCGATGAAGTCCATCATTTCAGCCACGTCGCCCTGGTAGCCGCGGGGTTCGCGGGCATGGAGGTTCAGGACGTCAGCCTCCGGGAGTAACTCCTCGTCCTGGGCCAGCGAGGTAATGGACCACCAGGAAACTTCATGCGCAAGTGAGGAACTCCGCGTCTCAGTCAGCGAGCGGAAGCTGGCCGAGTGGAGGGCGGCGGAGGCCTGGGAACTCAAATCCAGGGGCGCAGTGCCTCCATCCGAGGCGGTAGACCAGGCCGCTTCCAGGAATTCCTCGTTGGTGGCGGCAAGGTCGTGTGCGCGGGTACGGACTTTTTCGGGTTCGATCACCACGGAAATCGACCCCGCCGGGAGCTGCTCCACGAACGGGACCATCGAGTCCACCAGCACCGGAGCCAGCGATTCCATCCCTTCCACGGCAATGCCGCCGGCGATCTTTTCCAGCATGTCCGCCGCGGCGGGCAGCTGTGCCTTCAGCGTGGCAGCGCGGGACATGACCGACGGCGTGATCAGGATTTCGCGGCACGGCGGCGCGTGCAGTTCGGTGGGATGGTGGACGCCCGGCGCGGACAGCGAGCGCTGGTCGGCCACGGCGAACCAGCGCATCTGGTCCACCTCGTCGCCAAAGAAATCCACCCTGACAGGGTGGTCTTCAGTGGGCGGGAAGATGTCGAGGATACCGCCGCGGACGGCAAACTCGCCACGATGGGTGACCATGTCCACACGGGCGTACGCTGCGTCGGCCAGGCTCCGGACCACGTCCGAGAAGGAGACCTCCTGGCCTACCTTCAACGTGACGGGAACCAGGTCCCCGAGGCCGGCTACAATCGGCTGGACCACAGCGCGTACGGGCGCAACCACCACCCGCAGCGGGCCCGACGTCGAACTTTCCGGATGAGCCAGCCGGCGCAGGACGGACAGCCGCCGGCCCACCGTGTCCGAACGGGGCGAGAGCCGCTCGTGCGGGAGGGTTTCCCAGCTGGGGAATTCCGCCACCGAGTCGGCGGGCAGGTAGGCGCGGAGGGCTGCTGTCAGGTCTTCCGCTTCGCGTCCCGTGGCGGTGACGGCCAGGACCACTGCCGGTGTTCCGCCGTCGGGCTTCAGGCCCTCTGCCATTTCCGCCAGGAGCACGGCGCGGAGCCCCGCGGGCGCGCTGATCTGGTAGTCCTGCCCGCGGACGGCAAAACCCCTGGCTGCCTCGGCCTGGACGCGGGCGAACGTCACGTCGCCGGCAAGGACGCGGCGCAGGCCATCAAGGGACGGACCGTGCTGGGACTGGCCGTTGAGGCTCATGGCAGTAGCTCCTGTGGTGTTCATGGGGGTCGCAGGCAACACGAAAACCCGAAATCCGCAAAGAATTCCAGGTGTGTCCAGCCTACCCTTGCCGTCGTTGCGGAGGGGACGGTTGCGCCGCCGGCAGATGACGGGACTGCTAAAGCCGGTTCCAACAAGGCGCCGGCGTCCCCGTAGGATGTGGGGAGCAAAAAGCGTTCTGACCCCGAATCACTGGAGGATCCATGGCACTGAGTGCAACCACTACCCTTCCCCACGCCGTCGGCAGCGTGGCAGCTGTCTTCGCGAACGAGGATTTCCAGCGTCACACGAGTGAATACGTTGGTGGAACGCTGGAGTCCTTCGCGGTGTCCGGAGACACTGCCGGAGCTTTCACCACCACCTCCGTCCGGACCCTTCCCACCACCCGCCTACCGGAGATTGCACGCAAGTTTGTGGGCGAAAAGCTCACCGTTACGCAGGTAGAGAACTGGGATGCCCCTTCTGCCGACGGATCACGCCAGAGCAACATCACCCTCAAGATCTCGGGTGCCCCTCTCGACGTGACGGCTGTCCAGCGCCTGGTGGCGGAAAACGGAAGCACCCGGATTGAGCTGGAGGGCAACGTGACCTCGTCGGTGCCGTTCCTGGGCGGCAAGATCGCCGAGGCAGCGGAACCCATGGTGGCCAAGGCACTGAACATCCAGTCCCAGCAGGCCCAGGCCTGGCTCGAGAGCCACTAGGACATGCAGCTCCCGGTACACGCCGCCTTGATCCTGGTCATCGCCGGAGCCTGGTCCCTCGTGGTCTGGCCGCAGTTCCTGCGCCGCGTCATGAAGGACCCCAGGGCCCGGGACTCGGCGGGAGCGGCTACGAGATTCCTCACGGTGCATGTCGTTCTGGTGGGCGTCTCCATGGTACTGGGAGCTGCCACGGCTGTCATCGGCGTAATGGCCATGCTCGGCTAGACTGAAAACAGGTGCGCCGGGAAGTCTGGTCGGCAATGTATTTGTCGACCCCCTAATGTCCAGGAGCCTTCATGGCCAACCGCCCTGCCCGCCCCTTCCTCGCCGTCAAGGTCCTCAGCCGATCCAGTTACCCGGAGTACCTGCGGATCTCCC
Above is a window of Arthrobacter pascens DNA encoding:
- a CDS encoding SCO4848 family membrane protein, with the translated sequence MQLPVHAALILVIAGAWSLVVWPQFLRRVMKDPRARDSAGAATRFLTVHVVLVGVSMVLGAATAVIGVMAMLG
- the mfd gene encoding transcription-repair coupling factor, whose translation is MSLNGQSQHGPSLDGLRRVLAGDVTFARVQAEAARGFAVRGQDYQISAPAGLRAVLLAEMAEGLKPDGGTPAVVLAVTATGREAEDLTAALRAYLPADSVAEFPSWETLPHERLSPRSDTVGRRLSVLRRLAHPESSTSGPLRVVVAPVRAVVQPIVAGLGDLVPVTLKVGQEVSFSDVVRSLADAAYARVDMVTHRGEFAVRGGILDIFPPTEDHPVRVDFFGDEVDQMRWFAVADQRSLSAPGVHHPTELHAPPCREILITPSVMSRAATLKAQLPAAADMLEKIAGGIAVEGMESLAPVLVDSMVPFVEQLPAGSISVVIEPEKVRTRAHDLAATNEEFLEAAWSTASDGGTAPLDLSSQASAALHSASFRSLTETRSSSLAHEVSWWSITSLAQDEELLPEADVLNLHAREPRGYQGDVAEMMDFIGSHVRDQWRIVIATEGPGPAQRLAELFHDADIPCARVDTLEHEPQAGIIEITTAAVGRGFVLDSLKLGLLTEADLLGRTSAGSTKDMRRMPSKRRNAVDPLQLIAGDHVVHEQHGIGRFVELIQRKVAGGGDGVREYLVLEYAPSKRGAPGDRLFVPTDQLDQVTRYVGGDTPGLSKMGGSDWASTKSKARKAVKEIAGELIRLYSARMASRGFAFGPDTPWQRELEEAFPYVETPDQLTTINEVKADMEREIPMDRLVSGDVGYGKTEIAVRAAFKAVQDGKQVAVLVPTTLLAQQHYETFTERFSGFPLRVKPLSRFQGTKETKETVEGVKNGSVDVVIGTHRLLSKDFEFKDLGLVIVDEEQRFGVEHKEALKKMRTNVDVLAMSATPIPRTLEMSLTGIRETSTLATPPEERHPVLTYVGPYTDKQTSAAIRRELMREGQVFFVHNRVSTIERTAAKIRELVPEARVEVAHGQMSESRLEQIIVDFWEKRFDVLVCTTIIETGLDISNANTLIVDGADKYGLSQLHQLRGRVGRGRERAYAYFLYPSEKPLGEVALERLKAVATHNELGAGMQLAMKDLEIRGAGNLLGGEQSGHIQGVGFDLYIRLVGEAVADYRGEAEEKAAEMKIELPVNAHLPHDYVPGERLRLEAYRKLASALTHEGIDEVLAELVDRYGEPPLPAQNLISVARFRVDAREAGLSDVALQGNFIKFSPAQLPESKLMRLARMYPGAQSKPALDAVLIPKPKTAKIGGRDLQDAEILEWAHGVIRNIFTDAPVAVAPSVN
- a CDS encoding DUF2505 domain-containing protein, which translates into the protein MALSATTTLPHAVGSVAAVFANEDFQRHTSEYVGGTLESFAVSGDTAGAFTTTSVRTLPTTRLPEIARKFVGEKLTVTQVENWDAPSADGSRQSNITLKISGAPLDVTAVQRLVAENGSTRIELEGNVTSSVPFLGGKIAEAAEPMVAKALNIQSQQAQAWLESH